One Brachyspira suanatina DNA segment encodes these proteins:
- a CDS encoding DUF2157 domain-containing protein, with translation MGSKNRFLLKELKKWNKDNIITDEQFETLSKRYIDDYIDWQPIIKAIMITGIVMVSIGFIAFISFYIFSLYFIAFLFALLFLSGFIIDEILKRKDIYLPKTSSAIIAISSIFLSAFIFTLSYIITHNKDNFILLSLISIILFFIIAYIKRNYAVLSIAIIGLITWYGFEGFDISGIDLTLNNYIRFIMTSILMFLIGITDINKKLGERYSNFSVIYYTVGILYVNIILAIMSIFGSYDYPIILEHFANKEIIIYSSIFLISDIIALIIGYKLKISSIVRYSIFFVILNMYIRYFEYFYSRMNTWIFFIILGLSTILIGVIIERIIKYK, from the coding sequence ATGGGAAGCAAAAACAGATTTTTACTTAAAGAATTAAAAAAGTGGAATAAAGATAATATTATAACTGATGAACAGTTTGAAACATTATCCAAAAGATATATAGATGATTATATAGATTGGCAGCCTATTATAAAAGCTATAATGATAACAGGTATTGTAATGGTATCAATTGGATTTATAGCTTTTATAAGTTTCTATATTTTTTCCCTTTATTTTATAGCATTTTTATTTGCTTTACTTTTTTTATCAGGGTTTATAATTGATGAAATACTTAAAAGAAAAGATATATATTTACCTAAAACTTCTTCTGCAATAATAGCTATTTCTTCTATATTTTTATCAGCATTTATTTTTACTTTATCGTACATTATAACTCATAACAAAGATAATTTTATTTTACTATCTCTTATAAGCATAATATTGTTTTTTATAATAGCATATATAAAGAGAAATTATGCGGTATTATCTATTGCAATAATAGGTTTGATAACTTGGTATGGTTTTGAAGGTTTCGATATATCTGGAATTGATTTAACACTTAATAATTATATAAGATTTATTATGACAAGCATATTAATGTTTTTAATAGGAATAACTGATATCAATAAAAAGTTAGGAGAAAGATATTCTAATTTTTCAGTAATATATTATACAGTTGGAATATTATATGTAAACATAATACTTGCAATAATGTCAATATTTGGGAGTTATGATTATCCAATAATTCTTGAACATTTTGCTAATAAAGAAATCATAATATATAGTTCTATATTTTTGATTTCAGATATCATTGCACTTATAATAGGATATAAGTTAAAGATATCTTCTATAGTAAGATACTCAATATTTTTTGTTATTCTAAATATGTATATAAGATATTTTGAATATTTCTATTCAAGAATGAATACTTGGATATTTTTTATTATTTTGGGATTATCAACTATATTAATAGGAGTGATAATAGAGAGAATAATAAAATACAAATAA
- a CDS encoding DUF815 domain-containing protein, whose protein sequence is MENVMNDKIVKMRIGFSSIVIFRDILKNKVIKKLIKFLEAYDDNKNNEIKLIDYYSDFLYELFKYNNSIADYLLAYIFKDDNIYINKYIKKDNLDYNLEESLKNELNFFEFLSSFDFNTLFSEEYSNQISKLDCDEISFYELYKKHIEEMPKKGHGIFYNNNMFTLDDKKNVIPAKHQDMQDIKHLYGYERERNKVIANTKSLLEGKKANNILLYGDAGTGKSSTIKAVANMFKDDGLRLIEVKKSQLSFITDIIEDLSFSPLKFIIFIDDLTFSSNDDTFSYLKAILEGGVNSFPSNVVVYVTSNYRHLIKENFQDRTGDDIHIEDTIQQIMSLTNRFGIIITYQRPDKDLFTDIVFSYAEINNIQMDKEELIKQAESYAIRSAGRSPRVARQFIESLL, encoded by the coding sequence ATGGAAAATGTTATGAATGATAAAATAGTAAAAATGAGAATAGGATTTTCTAGTATAGTAATATTTAGGGATATACTTAAAAATAAAGTGATAAAAAAGCTAATTAAATTTTTAGAAGCTTATGATGATAATAAAAACAATGAAATAAAATTGATAGATTATTATTCAGATTTTTTATATGAACTTTTTAAATATAATAATAGTATAGCTGATTATTTATTAGCTTATATATTTAAAGATGATAATATTTATATAAACAAATATATAAAGAAAGATAATTTAGATTATAATTTGGAAGAGTCATTAAAGAATGAATTAAATTTCTTTGAATTTTTATCTTCATTCGATTTTAATACATTATTTTCAGAAGAGTATTCTAATCAAATATCAAAATTAGACTGTGATGAGATAAGTTTTTATGAATTATATAAAAAACATATAGAAGAAATGCCTAAAAAAGGTCATGGAATATTTTATAATAATAATATGTTTACTCTTGATGATAAAAAGAATGTTATACCGGCAAAACATCAGGATATGCAGGATATTAAACATTTATACGGCTATGAAAGAGAGAGAAACAAAGTTATAGCAAATACTAAAAGTCTTCTTGAAGGTAAAAAAGCAAATAATATACTTCTTTACGGGGATGCCGGTACAGGAAAAAGCAGCACTATAAAAGCAGTGGCAAATATGTTTAAAGATGATGGATTGAGGCTTATAGAAGTTAAAAAAAGCCAATTATCATTTATAACTGATATAATAGAAGATTTAAGTTTTAGTCCTCTTAAATTTATAATATTTATAGATGATTTAACATTTTCTTCAAATGATGATACTTTCTCATATTTAAAAGCCATTCTTGAGGGAGGAGTTAATTCTTTTCCTTCAAATGTTGTAGTTTATGTTACTTCAAATTACAGACATTTAATAAAAGAAAATTTCCAAGACAGAACCGGAGATGATATTCATATAGAAGATACTATTCAGCAGATAATGAGTTTGACTAATAGATTTGGTATAATAATAACATATCAAAGACCTGATAAAGATCTATTTACAGATATTGTATTTTCTTATGCCGAAATTAATAATATACAAATGGATAAAGAGGAACTAATAAAACAGGCTGAAAGTTATGCTATAAGAAGTGCCGGAAGAAGTCCTAGGGTAGCAAGACAATTTATAGAATCATTATTATAA
- a CDS encoding family 1 encapsulin nanocompartment shell protein — protein sequence MDYLARESSPFEESFWQNIDKVVVETASRTLIGRRFLSIYGPLGAGAISVQYDKSDREEVFEDGFVKTSGRKSVELPQIYQDFTLLWRDLENNISNKLPLDLSIVSQAAQTLANKEDNLIFNGNDFLELKGILNAEGVQKLKISDWGQGENPYTDIVKAINMIREKGIVGRFVLCLSQSLYFDLQRIQQGTGMTEAQRISSMIGNLYNVPVIKGKKAALICSEPQYMDLAVGIDMSTAYLEQKDLNHSFRIMETIIPRIKDSNAIVVLE from the coding sequence ATGGATTATTTAGCTAGAGAAAGTTCGCCTTTTGAAGAAAGTTTTTGGCAAAATATAGATAAAGTTGTTGTTGAAACAGCGAGCAGAACACTTATAGGAAGAAGATTTTTATCTATTTACGGACCTCTTGGTGCAGGTGCTATAAGCGTTCAATATGATAAAAGCGACAGAGAAGAAGTTTTTGAAGATGGATTCGTAAAAACTTCAGGAAGAAAATCTGTTGAGCTTCCTCAGATTTATCAGGATTTTACTCTATTATGGAGAGATTTGGAAAATAATATTTCAAATAAACTTCCTTTAGATTTATCTATTGTATCTCAGGCAGCTCAAACACTCGCTAACAAAGAAGATAATTTAATATTCAATGGAAATGATTTCCTAGAATTAAAAGGTATACTCAATGCTGAAGGAGTACAAAAATTAAAAATCTCTGATTGGGGACAAGGCGAGAACCCTTATACTGATATAGTAAAAGCTATAAATATGATTAGAGAAAAAGGCATTGTAGGAAGATTCGTACTATGTTTGAGCCAATCATTATATTTTGATTTACAGAGAATACAGCAAGGCACTGGAATGACAGAAGCTCAAAGAATATCTAGTATGATTGGAAATCTTTATAATGTACCTGTTATAAAAGGAAAGAAAGCTGCATTGATTTGTTCAGAGCCTCAATATATGGATTTGGCTGTTGGAATAGATATGTCTACTGCATATTTAGAACAAAAAGATTTAAATCACAGCTTTAGAATAATGGAAACTATTATACCTAGAATAAAAGATTCTAATGCAATAGTTGTTTTAGAATAG
- a CDS encoding demethoxyubiquinone hydroxylase family protein: protein MPSFANPFNANVNRKVTKEELIQAVRLDIAGELEAIYLYDAHVMATDDPVAKAVLADIRDEEKAHVGELMALLRHLDPKEAEHFESGQLEVKEMMEELGIKEPNLSGLTVGSLKKD from the coding sequence ATGCCTAGTTTTGCAAATCCATTTAATGCAAATGTGAACAGAAAAGTTACTAAAGAAGAATTAATACAAGCTGTAAGACTTGATATTGCCGGAGAATTGGAGGCTATATATTTATACGATGCCCATGTTATGGCTACAGATGACCCTGTTGCAAAGGCAGTATTAGCTGACATAAGAGATGAAGAAAAAGCACATGTCGGAGAGCTTATGGCTTTACTTAGACATTTAGACCCTAAAGAAGCAGAACATTTTGAATCTGGACAATTAGAGGTTAAAGAGATGATGGAAGAGCTTGGAATAAAAGAACCTAATCTATCAGGGCTTACAGTTGGAAGTTTGAAAAAAGACTGA
- a CDS encoding glycine--tRNA ligase subunit alpha, which yields MTFTDLIMTLNKYWSENGCIIQQGYDLEVGAGTFNPATALRALGPEPFSVAYVEPSRRPTDGRYGENPNRLQHYYQYQVIMKPSPENIQDLYIQSLEALGISFKDHDIRFVHDDWESPTLGAWGLGWEVWLDGMEITQFTYFQAVGGINLKPITGEITYGLERICMYLQNIDNVYDLEWGHGIKYGDVHLQGEKEFSKYNFEVADTDMYFRHFKEYEEECDRCLANGCVLPAYDMVMKSSHVFNMLDARNAISVTERAGYIARVRELMKKVSAAYIESREKLGYPLIKNK from the coding sequence ATGACCTTTACAGATTTAATTATGACTTTAAATAAATATTGGAGCGAAAACGGATGTATAATACAGCAAGGATATGATCTAGAGGTAGGTGCCGGAACATTTAACCCAGCAACAGCATTAAGAGCATTAGGCCCAGAACCTTTCAGCGTAGCTTATGTAGAACCTTCAAGAAGACCAACTGACGGAAGATACGGAGAAAATCCTAACAGACTTCAGCATTATTATCAATACCAAGTTATAATGAAACCATCTCCAGAAAATATTCAGGATTTATATATACAAAGTTTGGAAGCATTAGGAATAAGCTTTAAAGATCATGACATAAGATTCGTTCATGATGACTGGGAATCCCCTACTCTTGGAGCTTGGGGCCTAGGTTGGGAAGTTTGGCTTGACGGTATGGAAATAACTCAATTTACATATTTCCAAGCTGTAGGAGGAATCAATTTAAAGCCTATAACAGGTGAGATTACCTACGGACTTGAAAGAATATGTATGTATTTACAAAATATAGATAATGTTTATGATTTGGAATGGGGACATGGCATAAAATACGGAGATGTACATTTACAAGGTGAAAAAGAATTCTCTAAATATAATTTTGAAGTTGCTGATACAGATATGTATTTCAGACATTTCAAAGAATATGAAGAAGAATGCGATAGATGTTTAGCTAATGGCTGCGTACTTCCTGCTTATGATATGGTTATGAAAAGTTCGCATGTATTCAATATGCTTGATGCTAGAAATGCTATAAGTGTAACAGAAAGAGCCGGATATATAGCAAGAGTAAGAGAGCTAATGAAAAAAGTTTCAGCTGCTTATATAGAATCAAGAGAAAAATTAGGTTATCCATTAATAAAAAATAAGTAA
- the ispG gene encoding flavodoxin-dependent (E)-4-hydroxy-3-methylbut-2-enyl-diphosphate synthase: MNIDSINDIRKKVKTVKIGNVLIGGNNPISIQSMTNTDTRNIKDTVNQIKSLEDAGVDIVRLAVLDMDAAKAIKEIKNQTKVPLIADIHFDYRLALESMKSGIDSLRLNPGNIKDKEKVKEVIKEAKERNLTIRVGVNGGSLDRSIYKEVTPENMVKSAADHIKLMEDLDFTNIKVSLKSSDIKTTIEANTLFREKFDYPIHLGVTEAGTLRSSLIKSTSALSYLIMQGIGDTIRYSITGDPVEEVMAGKMLLKFLGIRNEPSIEIISCPTCGRCQVNVEEVASFIEKHVQNIKKNITIAIMGCVVNGPGEARHADFGVAGTGDGNFIFFEKENEPIKVAKDNIIAFLTKKIEEF; this comes from the coding sequence ATGAATATAGATAGTATTAATGATATAAGAAAAAAAGTAAAAACTGTAAAAATTGGAAATGTTTTGATAGGCGGAAATAATCCTATAAGTATTCAGTCTATGACAAATACAGATACTAGGAATATAAAAGATACAGTTAATCAGATAAAATCGCTTGAAGATGCTGGGGTTGATATAGTAAGGCTTGCTGTTTTGGATATGGATGCTGCCAAAGCCATTAAAGAAATAAAAAATCAAACTAAAGTTCCTTTAATTGCTGATATACATTTTGATTATAGATTAGCATTAGAAAGTATGAAAAGCGGTATTGATTCTTTAAGACTTAATCCTGGTAATATAAAAGACAAAGAAAAAGTAAAAGAAGTTATAAAGGAAGCCAAAGAAAGAAATCTTACAATAAGAGTCGGAGTAAACGGAGGAAGTTTAGACAGAAGCATATATAAAGAAGTAACTCCTGAAAACATGGTAAAAAGTGCTGCTGATCATATAAAATTAATGGAAGATTTAGATTTCACTAATATAAAAGTTTCTTTAAAATCTTCAGACATCAAAACTACAATAGAAGCTAATACTCTATTCAGAGAAAAATTCGATTATCCTATACATTTGGGAGTAACAGAAGCTGGTACTTTAAGAAGCTCTCTAATAAAAAGTACAAGTGCTTTATCATATTTAATAATGCAGGGTATTGGCGATACTATAAGATACTCTATAACAGGTGATCCAGTAGAAGAAGTAATGGCTGGAAAAATGCTTCTTAAATTTTTAGGCATAAGAAATGAACCTTCCATAGAAATAATATCATGTCCTACATGCGGAAGATGTCAGGTTAATGTTGAAGAGGTGGCAAGCTTTATAGAAAAACATGTACAGAATATAAAAAAGAATATTACAATAGCTATTATGGGCTGTGTTGTAAATGGTCCTGGTGAAGCAAGGCATGCTGATTTTGGAGTGGCTGGAACAGGAGACGGCAATTTTATATTCTTTGAAAAGGAAAATGAACCTATAAAAGTAGCTAAAGATAATATTATAGCTTTCCTTACAAAAAAAATAGAAGAGTTTTAA
- a CDS encoding zinc ribbon domain-containing protein yields MMPFNPPFIYKCNSCGKIFYSRKRPSVIHLFGFSPKCPKCGSKDTKSMDHIIKK; encoded by the coding sequence ATGATGCCTTTCAATCCGCCTTTTATATATAAATGTAATTCTTGCGGTAAAATTTTTTATTCTAGAAAAAGACCTTCGGTTATTCATTTATTTGGTTTCAGTCCTAAATGCCCAAAATGCGGGAGCAAAGATACTAAGTCTATGGATCATATTATAAAAAAATAG
- the purE gene encoding 5-(carboxyamino)imidazole ribonucleotide mutase gives MKVAIIFGSRSDTDKMKGAASCLKEFGIEYKAFVLSAHRVPEHLEKTIKHIEENNYEVIIAGAGLAAHLPGVIASKTILPIIGVPISASNLDGMDALLSIVQMPKPITVATVGINNSYNAGMLAVEMLALKYSDIKNKLIEFRKKMKEDFIADNEKPIEFDI, from the coding sequence ATGAAAGTTGCTATAATATTTGGAAGCAGATCTGATACTGATAAAATGAAAGGGGCTGCTTCTTGTTTAAAAGAATTTGGTATCGAATATAAAGCCTTTGTTCTTTCTGCTCATAGAGTACCTGAACATCTTGAAAAAACTATAAAACATATAGAAGAAAATAATTATGAAGTGATAATAGCTGGTGCAGGACTTGCTGCACATTTACCTGGTGTAATAGCTTCTAAAACAATACTTCCTATTATAGGAGTACCTATTAGTGCTAGCAATCTTGACGGAATGGATGCTTTACTTTCTATAGTTCAAATGCCTAAACCTATAACTGTTGCTACTGTTGGTATTAATAATTCTTATAATGCCGGTATGCTTGCTGTGGAAATGCTTGCTTTAAAATATAGCGACATAAAAAACAAATTGATAGAATTCAGAAAAAAAATGAAAGAAGATTTTATTGCTGATAATGAAAAGCCTATAGAGTTTGATATTTAA
- a CDS encoding PepSY-like domain-containing protein, producing MTKKLFALLITLTIISTSNAFADWIVPASSLPQNARSFIQQIYPNVQIWKVERDDGKFEVKLSNGAKIDFLYNGDWNSIEGEYNTVPFNALPANIANTIKNTYPQAAVIDVEKEWGNYKVKLNNFMELFITSDGQLMGQKFDD from the coding sequence ATGACTAAAAAATTATTTGCTTTATTAATAACTTTAACTATAATTTCTACTTCAAATGCTTTTGCTGATTGGATAGTTCCAGCTTCTTCACTTCCTCAAAATGCTAGAAGCTTCATACAGCAAATTTATCCTAATGTACAAATATGGAAAGTAGAAAGAGATGACGGAAAATTTGAAGTAAAATTATCAAACGGTGCCAAAATAGACTTTTTATACAATGGCGATTGGAACAGCATAGAAGGTGAATATAATACCGTACCTTTCAACGCTTTACCTGCTAATATAGCAAACACTATAAAAAATACTTATCCTCAGGCTGCTGTAATAGATGTAGAAAAAGAATGGGGCAATTACAAAGTTAAATTGAATAACTTTATGGAATTATTTATAACATCTGACGGACAGTTAATGGGACAGAAATTCGACGATTAA
- a CDS encoding ATP-dependent helicase, translating into MALMLNEEQRQAVEHIDGPLLALAGAGSGKTRVITERIAYLIKYGVLPSQILAVTFTNKAAAEMRERITKLLKEKPKQLVVSTFHSFCVRVLKGDIEKLGYKNNFSIYSSSDSRTLIRNILREIKINTLNYDENLFAWYIDRFKNNLMKPYEVEPHDDLEKIAKRVYEVYQSYLKGYNAVDFNDLINLTIDLYVEFPEVLDKYQERFRYIMVDEYQDTNFAQYKLTTLLASKYRNIAVVGDDDQSIYAFRGADVSNILSFENEYPDAKIVTLTKNYRSTKAILEAAHSVISNNTQRKDKKVVAEGEEGIPPTIMPCEDEREEAQFVADSIINYSISKKLNYEDFAVLFRMNAQSRLFEEVFRLRGLPYTVVGAFQFYERKEIKDILAYLNLFVNPEDEVSLLRVINIPKRGIGAVAINNLNEASIKNGVSLYETLLNYESMDDISPKAKAGIKDFLEVIDHYHNLFTVDKNALERPKLYDNINKFLDVIAYHNEILNSSDTKEQGAKKMENVESLMNGILEYEKSNKNATLKNYLDRILLMSIEEQNDDEDKKKGIMLMSIHAAKGLEFPYVYICGMEDGIMPHQKSLDENGLEEERRLCYVAMTRAKKHLTLTYCRSRTKMGRKVECTPSVFLEEMSENLPEEMAMNEEEFFSNLKASLRPDNK; encoded by the coding sequence ATGGCATTAATGTTAAATGAAGAACAAAGACAGGCAGTAGAACATATTGACGGACCATTGCTTGCATTGGCTGGTGCAGGTTCCGGTAAGACTAGGGTTATTACAGAGAGAATAGCATATTTAATAAAGTATGGCGTGCTTCCTAGTCAGATACTAGCCGTTACTTTTACAAATAAAGCAGCAGCTGAAATGCGTGAGCGTATAACAAAACTTCTAAAAGAAAAACCAAAACAATTGGTAGTTAGCACTTTCCATTCTTTTTGTGTTAGAGTATTGAAAGGCGATATTGAAAAGCTAGGTTATAAAAATAATTTTAGTATTTATTCTTCATCTGACAGCCGTACTTTAATAAGAAATATTTTAAGAGAAATAAAAATTAATACTCTCAATTATGATGAAAATTTATTCGCTTGGTATATAGATAGATTTAAAAATAATTTGATGAAGCCTTATGAAGTAGAGCCTCATGATGATTTAGAAAAAATAGCAAAGAGAGTTTATGAAGTTTATCAAAGCTATTTAAAAGGATATAATGCCGTTGATTTTAATGATCTTATTAATCTTACTATAGATTTATATGTAGAGTTTCCTGAAGTTCTTGATAAATATCAGGAGAGATTCAGATATATAATGGTAGATGAATATCAAGACACTAATTTTGCTCAATATAAACTTACCACTTTATTAGCATCAAAATATAGAAATATTGCCGTTGTGGGTGATGATGATCAAAGTATATATGCATTCAGAGGCGCTGATGTATCTAATATATTATCATTTGAAAATGAATATCCTGATGCAAAAATAGTAACTCTTACAAAAAATTACAGAAGTACAAAAGCAATACTTGAAGCGGCACATTCTGTAATAAGCAATAATACTCAAAGAAAAGATAAAAAGGTAGTGGCAGAAGGCGAGGAAGGAATACCTCCTACTATAATGCCATGCGAAGATGAGAGGGAAGAGGCACAATTTGTTGCTGATTCTATAATAAATTATTCTATAAGCAAAAAATTAAATTATGAAGATTTTGCTGTGCTTTTTAGAATGAATGCACAGTCAAGACTTTTTGAAGAGGTTTTCAGACTTAGAGGTTTGCCTTATACTGTAGTAGGAGCTTTTCAGTTTTATGAAAGAAAAGAGATTAAAGATATACTTGCTTATCTTAATTTATTCGTTAATCCTGAAGACGAAGTATCTTTGCTTAGAGTTATAAATATACCTAAAAGAGGAATTGGGGCTGTTGCAATAAATAATCTCAATGAAGCTAGTATAAAAAATGGTGTTTCATTATATGAGACATTGCTTAATTATGAGAGTATGGATGATATTTCTCCTAAGGCTAAGGCAGGTATAAAAGATTTTCTTGAAGTTATAGATCATTATCATAATTTATTTACTGTTGATAAAAATGCATTAGAGCGTCCTAAACTATATGATAACATAAATAAATTTTTAGATGTTATTGCTTATCATAATGAGATTTTAAACTCAAGCGATACAAAAGAGCAGGGTGCTAAAAAAATGGAGAACGTAGAATCTCTTATGAACGGCATACTTGAATATGAGAAATCAAATAAAAATGCTACTTTAAAAAATTATTTAGATAGAATTTTATTAATGAGTATAGAAGAACAAAATGATGATGAGGATAAAAAGAAAGGAATAATGCTTATGAGTATACATGCTGCTAAAGGATTAGAGTTTCCTTATGTTTATATATGCGGTATGGAAGACGGTATAATGCCTCATCAAAAAAGTTTGGACGAAAATGGATTAGAAGAAGAGAGAAGACTTTGCTATGTTGCTATGACTAGGGCTAAGAAACATTTAACTTTAACATACTGCAGAAGCAGAACTAAAATGGGAAGAAAAGTTGAGTGCACACCTTCTGTATTTTTGGAGGAGATGAGCGAGAATTTACCTGAAGAAATGGCTATGAACGAGGAGGAGTTTTTCTCTAATTTAAAGGCTTCTTTAAGACCTGATAATAAATAG
- a CDS encoding methyl-accepting chemotaxis protein, producing MKIKTRFIIFGIYTFIVTILLIYLQFRIVRSVTGYSNIYQHTIKSSAIAREYQQNSAYLTQFVRSYVATANQKYEQAYNDCIGISGGTKPTPMNYDRGLYWSLYLGSGTKPYQDGQTKSYADVMKELNFSQDMFDLLALSKSRSEELVKLEVQAMDIIKSIPRNADGTIPDEYKIRQLEAIELVNGDEYERRVSEIMTPISQFFDKLENDNAIKLRAAAYEVRNDTILFFIGLLLVGSSVVVFLASLGKTIGKNLRLCVELASEISNGNLTAEIDERLCKGNGEFASLLKSFKDMILHLREIISRVLQSSKEISEAATEIAQGNTDLSTRTEMQASHLEETASSMEQIASTIKSSADNSVRGNQMMQDSEKSVQEAGEIIEATTNNIELVFEASNKITDITKIIENIAFQTNILALNAAVEAARAGEQGKGFAVVASEVRNLAQTSQSSVKDITSLIADANEKIKTATETARKSKEIFMDIEQKIEDTSRIMQDISAMAVEQQAGVDQVNIAVSQMDQSTQQNAALVEQATASSEGLMGQAKELVDLMHFFKV from the coding sequence ATGAAAATAAAAACAAGGTTCATTATATTTGGTATTTACACTTTTATAGTTACTATTTTATTAATATATCTTCAATTTAGAATAGTAAGAAGTGTTACTGGATATAGTAATATATATCAGCATACTATAAAATCATCTGCTATAGCAAGAGAGTACCAGCAAAATTCAGCCTATTTAACACAATTTGTTAGAAGTTATGTAGCAACTGCTAATCAAAAATATGAACAGGCATATAATGACTGTATAGGAATATCAGGCGGTACAAAACCAACTCCAATGAATTATGATAGGGGATTATATTGGTCTTTATACTTAGGAAGCGGAACTAAACCATATCAAGATGGACAAACAAAATCTTATGCTGATGTTATGAAAGAACTTAATTTCTCTCAGGATATGTTTGATTTACTTGCTTTATCAAAGAGCAGGTCTGAAGAATTAGTAAAATTAGAAGTTCAGGCTATGGATATAATAAAATCAATACCAAGAAATGCAGACGGAACTATACCTGATGAATATAAGATAAGACAATTAGAAGCTATAGAATTAGTTAATGGGGATGAATATGAAAGAAGAGTTTCAGAGATAATGACTCCTATAAGCCAGTTTTTTGATAAATTAGAAAACGATAATGCTATAAAGTTACGTGCGGCAGCTTATGAAGTAAGAAATGATACTATATTATTTTTTATAGGTTTATTATTAGTAGGTTCATCTGTTGTAGTGTTCTTGGCTTCTTTAGGAAAAACCATAGGAAAGAATTTAAGATTATGTGTAGAATTAGCTTCTGAAATATCTAATGGTAATTTAACAGCAGAAATAGATGAAAGATTATGCAAAGGTAATGGAGAATTTGCTTCATTACTTAAAAGTTTTAAAGATATGATATTGCATTTAAGAGAAATTATTTCAAGAGTATTACAAAGCTCTAAAGAAATATCTGAAGCTGCTACAGAAATAGCACAAGGAAATACTGACTTATCAACAAGAACAGAAATGCAGGCATCTCATTTGGAAGAAACTGCTTCTTCTATGGAACAGATAGCATCTACTATAAAATCTTCTGCAGATAATTCTGTAAGAGGAAATCAGATGATGCAGGATTCTGAAAAATCAGTTCAAGAAGCTGGAGAAATAATTGAAGCTACTACCAATAATATAGAATTAGTATTTGAAGCAAGTAATAAAATTACAGATATTACCAAAATAATAGAAAATATTGCATTTCAAACTAATATATTGGCACTTAATGCTGCAGTAGAAGCTGCAAGAGCGGGAGAACAAGGAAAAGGTTTTGCTGTTGTTGCCTCTGAAGTTAGAAACTTAGCTCAAACTAGTCAGTCTTCAGTTAAAGATATTACTTCTCTTATAGCAGATGCTAATGAAAAAATAAAAACTGCAACAGAAACAGCTAGAAAATCAAAAGAAATATTTATGGACATAGAACAAAAAATAGAAGATACTTCTAGGATCATGCAGGATATCAGTGCTATGGCAGTAGAACAGCAGGCGGGAGTTGATCAAGTTAATATAGCAGTATCTCAAATGGATCAATCCACTCAGCAAAATGCTGCTTTAGTAGAACAGGCTACTGCTTCTTCAGAAGGATTAATGGGACAGGCTAAAGAATTAGTTGATTTGATGCATTTCTTTAAAGTTTGA
- a CDS encoding rhodanese-like domain-containing protein, with the protein MDNTFYTLIILGAVIILINIINNIIFKTKSSGKFKTINLDEAVNIIHNNKNILLIDVRTYKEIENTGSIKNSISIAFNDDNFENKISKLDKEKEYIVYCSSGFRASNVCFKMAEMGFKNIFYLKKAGYKHLSKML; encoded by the coding sequence ATGGACAATACTTTTTATACTCTTATTATACTAGGAGCCGTTATAATACTAATAAATATTATCAATAATATAATATTTAAAACTAAAAGTTCCGGTAAATTCAAAACAATAAATCTTGATGAAGCAGTTAATATAATTCATAATAATAAAAATATTTTGCTTATTGATGTAAGAACTTACAAAGAAATAGAAAATACAGGTTCTATAAAAAACAGCATATCAATAGCTTTCAATGATGATAATTTTGAAAATAAAATATCAAAACTTGATAAAGAAAAAGAATATATAGTGTATTGCAGCAGCGGTTTCAGAGCTTCAAATGTATGCTTTAAAATGGCTGAAATGGGATTTAAAAACATTTTCTATCTCAAAAAAGCAGGATACAAACATTTATCTAAAATGCTATAA